In Psychrobacter sp. P11G3, a single genomic region encodes these proteins:
- a CDS encoding putative quinol monooxygenase, giving the protein MTTLTVIAHITAKDGSIALVKSELEKLIPATRSEEGCIRYDLFQDNEKPTHFMFHESWATRELWQIHMENQHLKDFSTATEGAVESFVLHEMTEVN; this is encoded by the coding sequence ATGACTACATTAACCGTCATCGCTCACATAACAGCAAAGGACGGTAGCATCGCTCTCGTAAAATCTGAACTCGAAAAACTCATACCAGCTACTCGCAGCGAAGAAGGCTGTATTCGTTATGATTTGTTCCAAGATAATGAAAAACCCACTCACTTTATGTTTCATGAAAGCTGGGCTACGCGCGAGCTATGGCAAATCCATATGGAAAACCAACATCTAAAAGACTTTTCCACCGCCACAGAAGGCGCGGTTGAATCGTTCGTTCTACATGAGATGACTGAAGTTAATTAA